The following coding sequences lie in one Thalassoglobus polymorphus genomic window:
- a CDS encoding formylglycine-generating enzyme family protein — translation MLNFLRLTESRFFTAPLFIASLVMMLAPLESFAEEENSSGTLELLKIFRSEFIEITPGEGKFPKTVSIGSNSGPESERPVHEVTFTKKFSVSKYEVYQNLYEAVMGSNPSRWKGPRNSAERMTIAEAEQFCRKVTNLLVQHKLIEPKQVVRLPTEQEWEYFTRAGSTTAYSFGEKAQLPGDAGNKASLLDPYAWHTGNAAGNDPEVGVLKPNPWGLYDVHGYLWEYCSDDWKPNYSENTKVNENLATIRGGSWKDPFSRLTSSARLPFPKSGRDDAVGFRCVLSQE, via the coding sequence ATGTTGAATTTCTTACGGCTAACGGAGTCACGTTTTTTCACTGCACCGCTCTTCATCGCATCGCTTGTGATGATGCTGGCTCCGTTGGAGTCATTTGCTGAAGAAGAAAACTCTTCAGGAACACTTGAGTTGCTGAAAATTTTCCGAAGCGAGTTTATCGAGATCACTCCCGGAGAGGGTAAGTTTCCCAAAACGGTCTCGATTGGCTCCAACTCTGGCCCTGAATCAGAACGTCCAGTTCACGAAGTCACGTTCACAAAGAAATTCTCGGTTTCCAAATACGAGGTTTATCAAAACCTGTATGAAGCCGTCATGGGCAGCAACCCGAGTCGCTGGAAAGGACCACGAAATTCAGCCGAACGAATGACCATCGCGGAAGCTGAACAGTTTTGTAGAAAAGTTACCAATCTACTGGTTCAACACAAATTGATTGAGCCAAAACAAGTCGTTCGATTGCCCACTGAGCAGGAGTGGGAATACTTCACACGTGCAGGCTCAACGACAGCTTACAGCTTTGGAGAGAAGGCTCAACTCCCCGGAGACGCCGGGAATAAGGCCTCTCTGCTTGATCCATATGCTTGGCACACCGGGAATGCGGCTGGGAACGACCCAGAAGTTGGCGTTCTCAAACCCAATCCCTGGGGGCTTTACGATGTTCATGGATACTTATGGGAATACTGCTCGGATGACTGGAAGCCCAACTACTCCGAGAACACAAAAGTTAACGAGAACCTTGCCACAATTCGTGGTGGTTCCTGGAAAGATCCTTTTTCCCGCCTCACATCCTCCGCTCGCTTGCCGTTCCCCAAATCCGGTCGAGATGATGCCGTTGGTTTTCGCTGCGTACTGAGTCAGGAATAA
- a CDS encoding ComEC/Rec2 family competence protein: protein MRRWIQTLSLILLIGGSFPLSLQAEGKDGTLDIYFIDVEGGAATLIVTPAGESILIDSGYPDYNGRDRDRILETLKDQAGLDHLDHAVVTHWHLDHYGNHAALAALIPIHNFWDRGIPDALQEDKKFDERIANYRAASQNKSKTLRAGETFDFDSNGTPLKITIVSASREVIENTGEPNPFASEHKPNPIDKSDNASSIGFLLEFGDFRFLCCGDLTWNLEAKLVTPNNPIGQVDLFMVTHHGLSTSNNPVFVKAIDPVVAVMCNGPTKGGHAETIATLKSCQSLKHLYQLHRNVTLGADEQTPAEFIANSEPTVNCEGIGVKATVAADGTSYTVQIGQAGTRNEYESRSSKH from the coding sequence ATGCGTCGTTGGATTCAAACTCTTTCCCTGATTCTCTTGATCGGTGGAAGTTTTCCGCTCTCTCTTCAAGCTGAGGGAAAAGATGGAACCCTGGACATCTACTTCATTGATGTCGAAGGAGGCGCTGCCACGTTAATTGTCACTCCAGCCGGCGAATCCATTCTGATTGATTCAGGCTACCCGGACTACAACGGTCGCGACAGAGACCGCATACTGGAAACTCTCAAGGATCAGGCGGGTCTGGACCATCTTGACCATGCGGTCGTGACGCATTGGCATCTCGATCATTACGGAAACCACGCAGCCTTGGCTGCCTTAATTCCAATTCACAACTTCTGGGATCGTGGTATTCCCGACGCACTTCAGGAAGATAAAAAGTTTGACGAACGTATCGCGAATTACCGGGCGGCTTCGCAGAACAAATCAAAGACCCTCCGCGCTGGCGAGACATTTGATTTCGACTCAAATGGCACGCCATTGAAAATCACCATTGTCTCAGCGAGTAGAGAGGTGATTGAGAATACGGGCGAACCGAATCCATTTGCGAGTGAGCACAAACCTAACCCGATCGACAAGTCTGACAATGCCAGCAGTATCGGGTTTCTCTTAGAGTTCGGGGATTTCCGTTTTCTCTGTTGCGGTGACCTGACCTGGAATCTCGAAGCAAAGTTAGTCACTCCCAATAACCCCATCGGACAAGTTGACTTATTCATGGTGACGCATCATGGGTTGTCGACCAGCAACAATCCAGTATTCGTCAAGGCGATTGATCCGGTTGTGGCTGTGATGTGTAATGGGCCAACGAAAGGGGGACATGCCGAAACGATTGCAACTTTGAAGTCGTGTCAGTCTTTGAAGCACTTATATCAACTGCATCGAAATGTCACTCTCGGAGCAGACGAACAGACACCTGCGGAGTTCATCGCCAATTCAGAGCCGACCGTGAACTGTGAGGGAATCGGAGTGAAAGCGACAGTCGCTGCCGATGGGACCAGTTATACGGTTCAGATTGGTCAGGCAGGGACGCGAAACGAATACGAGTCGCGCAGTTCCAAGCATTGA
- a CDS encoding EF-hand domain-containing protein: MKKVLFTMCLALGVAVTALSANAEEKPKKGKKPDLEAIFKKLDKDKSGDLTLEEFKGKRDEEKAKKAFARLDKDKNEKVTLKEFKERGQRKPKPKTDS, translated from the coding sequence ATGAAAAAAGTGCTCTTTACGATGTGCCTTGCGTTGGGCGTGGCGGTAACTGCTCTCTCAGCAAATGCTGAAGAAAAACCTAAGAAGGGCAAGAAACCCGACCTCGAAGCGATTTTCAAAAAACTTGACAAGGACAAAAGCGGCGACTTGACGCTGGAAGAGTTCAAAGGCAAACGTGACGAAGAAAAAGCGAAGAAAGCTTTCGCGCGTCTCGACAAAGACAAAAACGAAAAGGTCACGCTTAAAGAATTCAAAGAACGAGGACAGCGCAAGCCAAAACCAAAGACTGACAGCTAG
- a CDS encoding DUF1501 domain-containing protein yields the protein MALHKTCDGLARRDFLKVGAVGASSLSLGSFLRMSEAGQVNSAAKAKSAIFINLPGGPAHSDMFDLKPNASDEYRGEFNPIQTKIPGIEISEHLPKLASAMDKFVILRGVSHTLAAHRLGSEYVNCGNRPLPSLSFPSYGAVVTKEMSGPEDLPQFVSIPRSSQTPGYLGVKYAPLHTNATPSPGRPFSVRGITLGNGLTVTDVEKRQGLLNNLDTAFAGFEKQNQLLEGLDRFSEQAYSMITSKRARNAFDVNQENKQFAAQYGEGAFGQSCLLATRLVESGVRFVTVSTGGWDTHRDNWNRLKTTLLPSFDEGLSALLNGLHEKGLLESTAVYVTGEFGRTPKINTERGGRDHYPRCMFMLMAGGGISGGRVLGESDANATEPLNDGFSPDDVAASFYHNLGIDHTKEYNTNTGRPVMIVREGNVIEELFA from the coding sequence ATGGCTTTACATAAAACCTGTGATGGTCTGGCACGGCGTGACTTCCTCAAGGTGGGAGCAGTCGGAGCGTCGTCACTTTCATTAGGCTCGTTTCTCAGGATGAGCGAAGCAGGGCAAGTCAACTCGGCTGCCAAGGCAAAGTCAGCAATCTTTATCAATTTGCCTGGTGGTCCGGCGCACAGCGATATGTTTGATCTGAAGCCGAACGCGAGTGATGAGTACCGTGGAGAGTTCAATCCTATCCAGACAAAAATCCCAGGGATTGAAATTTCTGAGCACCTGCCCAAGCTGGCCTCTGCGATGGACAAGTTTGTCATCTTGCGTGGAGTCAGTCATACGTTGGCCGCTCACCGTCTGGGATCAGAGTATGTCAACTGTGGGAACCGACCACTCCCTTCTCTCTCGTTCCCGAGTTACGGTGCGGTCGTCACCAAAGAGATGAGTGGTCCGGAGGACTTGCCACAGTTTGTTTCTATTCCCCGGTCCTCACAAACTCCGGGCTATTTGGGCGTGAAATACGCTCCGTTGCATACGAATGCAACTCCAAGCCCAGGTCGTCCTTTTTCGGTCCGAGGGATTACTCTCGGCAATGGCCTGACTGTGACTGATGTCGAAAAACGACAAGGACTTCTCAATAACCTGGATACAGCTTTCGCTGGTTTTGAGAAACAGAATCAGCTTCTCGAAGGTTTGGATCGTTTCTCAGAGCAAGCCTATTCGATGATCACATCCAAGCGTGCTCGGAATGCCTTTGATGTGAATCAAGAGAACAAGCAGTTCGCTGCTCAATATGGTGAAGGAGCATTCGGCCAAAGCTGTTTGCTTGCAACCCGACTTGTTGAGTCAGGCGTTCGTTTTGTCACAGTTTCCACTGGGGGATGGGATACTCATCGCGATAACTGGAATAGGCTAAAAACAACGCTCCTGCCGAGTTTTGATGAAGGTCTTTCAGCACTCCTCAACGGGCTGCATGAAAAAGGTTTGCTGGAATCGACTGCCGTTTACGTGACGGGTGAATTTGGGCGAACACCTAAGATCAACACCGAACGTGGTGGTCGCGATCACTATCCACGCTGCATGTTTATGCTGATGGCGGGTGGTGGAATTTCTGGTGGTCGAGTGCTTGGTGAATCCGATGCGAATGCAACGGAACCACTCAACGATGGATTCTCTCCAGACGATGTCGCAGCTTCGTTCTACCACAATCTGGGGATTGATCACACGAAAGAGTACAACACTAATACAGGTCGACCTGTGATGATTGTTCGCGAAGGAAACGTGATCGAAGAGTTGTTCGCTTAA
- a CDS encoding DUF1549 and DUF1553 domain-containing protein codes for MNSMKLSLLIPIFAVVAASTLQSTHAAETIESVRQRFEGQNVEEIPDFQKHVVPMMGRLGCNGRACHGSFQGQGGFRLSLFGYDFKMDHEGMGERIDLDEPVESYALQKATLTETHEGGKRMDVGSWEYNIFLNWIKGGAKPVESPVELIELVVTPKEVVFSGKGQTEPLKVIAVWKDGTQEDVTVMCRYTTNDDMICSINEDGVVSSGEVGDSHVVVAYDKAVVPVPVLRPVSDQTGDRYPQIAGRTDIDQHVITKLRKMGIVPSDVCDDAEFLRRVSLDMTGTLPTPSQVRAFLADSSPDKREQKIDELLETPAYSAWWTVQLSDWTGSSDASLNNVNPASRQRGSQDWYDWIYKRVNENVPYDEIVENIVVAKSRQPGESYREYSERMSHYAADKNASFADQEGLIYFWGRNTFRQTEDRAIGFAYTFMATRIQCAQCHKHPFDVWTQTDFQEFEQFFARVNFARNGSDRAEYNKMIKELGLEGLRGNEQRRAVEKALKEGKAIPFPEVVINKPRLSPAARKRLQAAKAKGRNVKIPAKSAKLLGEQVVDVGNVDDPRTALMDWLRQSPTQLFAKAFVNRVWANYFNKGIVEPTDDLSLGNPPSNEALLNYLAQGFIDSGYDMKWVHRQICLSDTYQRSWKPNETNIQDERNFSRSVPRRLPAEVAFDALTMATTNDARAKTFSSDLKGRALTRTSPPRNANSGTDYALAVFGRSSRESNCDCDRSSEASLLQTLFVRNDRETLEMLDGRGSWVAQLTGRQPNKNASNNRQANRRKAGEQMFKSLMRQLVKAKKSKDTEQIALLEKRIANVERQLDKLPKDEQKTKKPADFVADQAVEEAYLRTVSRFPTDQEREIALSYVAGSDDPGAGLKDLMWALINTKEFMVNH; via the coding sequence ATGAACTCCATGAAACTCTCTCTCCTGATCCCGATTTTCGCGGTTGTTGCGGCCTCGACGTTGCAGTCGACCCATGCTGCGGAAACGATCGAAAGTGTGCGACAGCGATTTGAAGGTCAAAACGTTGAAGAAATTCCTGACTTCCAAAAGCACGTTGTTCCAATGATGGGGCGACTCGGGTGCAATGGTCGTGCGTGTCATGGATCGTTTCAGGGACAAGGAGGCTTTCGTCTCTCCCTTTTCGGCTATGACTTTAAGATGGATCATGAAGGGATGGGTGAGCGAATCGACCTGGATGAGCCGGTTGAAAGTTACGCACTCCAGAAAGCGACTCTCACTGAGACCCACGAGGGTGGGAAGCGAATGGATGTGGGAAGTTGGGAGTACAATATCTTCTTGAACTGGATCAAAGGCGGAGCGAAGCCTGTTGAGAGTCCGGTTGAACTTATCGAACTTGTGGTGACCCCCAAAGAAGTTGTTTTTTCCGGGAAAGGGCAAACGGAACCTTTGAAGGTTATTGCAGTTTGGAAAGACGGAACTCAAGAAGATGTGACCGTCATGTGTCGCTATACCACCAATGACGACATGATTTGTTCGATCAATGAAGATGGAGTTGTGTCGTCGGGAGAAGTTGGGGATTCACACGTTGTGGTCGCTTACGATAAGGCTGTTGTTCCCGTTCCTGTGCTGCGACCTGTTTCAGATCAAACGGGAGATCGTTATCCGCAAATCGCTGGACGGACCGACATCGACCAACACGTGATTACAAAACTCCGAAAGATGGGTATTGTTCCATCAGATGTTTGCGATGATGCGGAGTTCTTGCGACGGGTGAGTCTCGACATGACCGGCACACTGCCGACTCCAAGTCAAGTTCGTGCATTCTTGGCGGACAGTTCTCCTGACAAGCGAGAGCAGAAAATTGACGAACTTCTTGAAACTCCTGCTTATTCAGCTTGGTGGACAGTTCAGTTGAGCGACTGGACGGGCAGCTCAGATGCCTCGTTGAATAATGTCAACCCAGCCTCGCGTCAGCGTGGGAGTCAAGATTGGTACGACTGGATCTACAAGCGAGTCAATGAAAATGTTCCTTACGACGAGATCGTAGAAAATATTGTCGTCGCCAAAAGCCGTCAACCAGGCGAAAGCTATCGTGAGTATTCCGAACGCATGAGTCATTATGCCGCTGACAAGAACGCGTCGTTTGCTGATCAGGAAGGACTCATCTATTTCTGGGGACGAAACACATTCCGTCAAACTGAAGACCGAGCCATTGGATTTGCTTACACGTTTATGGCGACACGAATCCAGTGCGCACAATGCCACAAACATCCATTTGATGTTTGGACCCAGACCGATTTTCAGGAGTTCGAACAGTTCTTTGCCCGCGTGAATTTCGCCAGGAATGGGTCTGACCGCGCGGAATACAACAAAATGATTAAAGAGCTCGGACTGGAAGGGCTTCGTGGAAACGAGCAGCGACGAGCTGTAGAAAAAGCACTCAAAGAAGGGAAAGCGATTCCATTTCCGGAAGTTGTCATCAACAAACCTCGTCTCAGCCCGGCAGCAAGGAAAAGGCTGCAAGCCGCAAAGGCGAAAGGTCGCAACGTGAAGATACCTGCGAAATCTGCCAAGCTTTTGGGAGAGCAGGTCGTCGATGTTGGTAACGTTGATGATCCGCGAACCGCTCTGATGGACTGGCTTCGCCAAAGCCCAACACAACTCTTTGCAAAAGCGTTCGTTAATCGCGTGTGGGCCAACTACTTCAACAAGGGCATCGTCGAACCGACTGATGACCTGTCACTGGGGAATCCTCCCAGTAACGAAGCGTTACTCAATTACCTTGCACAAGGGTTCATCGATAGTGGGTACGATATGAAATGGGTTCACAGACAGATCTGTCTCTCCGACACCTATCAGCGCTCATGGAAACCGAATGAAACAAACATTCAGGATGAACGAAACTTCAGCCGATCTGTCCCGCGACGACTCCCAGCGGAAGTGGCATTCGATGCCCTTACGATGGCGACAACCAATGATGCACGTGCAAAAACGTTCTCCAGCGATTTGAAAGGTCGTGCCCTGACACGGACATCACCTCCACGAAATGCAAATTCTGGAACCGACTATGCACTGGCAGTCTTTGGACGTTCAAGTCGCGAAAGCAATTGCGATTGTGACCGCTCATCGGAAGCAAGCCTGCTGCAAACGCTCTTTGTCCGCAATGACCGAGAGACGCTGGAAATGCTCGACGGTCGAGGGAGTTGGGTCGCTCAGCTGACCGGTCGACAACCCAATAAGAATGCTTCCAACAATCGACAGGCCAATCGACGAAAAGCTGGCGAACAGATGTTCAAGAGTCTCATGCGGCAACTGGTGAAGGCTAAGAAATCCAAGGATACTGAGCAAATCGCTTTGTTAGAAAAACGAATCGCGAATGTTGAACGACAGCTGGATAAGCTTCCCAAGGATGAACAGAAAACGAAGAAGCCAGCGGACTTTGTCGCAGACCAAGCCGTGGAAGAGGCGTATCTCCGCACCGTCAGCCGTTTTCCAACTGATCAGGAACGGGAGATTGCATTGAGTTATGTCGCCGGTTCGGATGACCCGGGAGCAGGGCTCAAAGACTTAATGTGGGCGTTGATCAACACGAAAGAATTCATGGTCAACCACTAA
- a CDS encoding DUF342 domain-containing protein encodes MIMPRLLRACTRNFTGLLTTALLVTVLFTQVGIESLFAQQKVSGRVSMTPEREAAGLAFAKEHHEELSSLLLQLKEMSPGKYESAISELFRTSERLSRYKDRLPERYSMELELWKIDSRVRLLVARSASGMEEETREQAKKLLMERNQLRKTLYQAEQKKLQERLKRLEEQVAQLETESESIADRDLDRLMKSVRSRSITRKKTVNSKSQTTARQKGPNQKEASRNKKSASNKKSPPEKR; translated from the coding sequence ATGATTATGCCTCGTCTTCTTCGAGCTTGTACGAGAAATTTTACTGGCTTGTTGACAACTGCTTTGCTGGTAACGGTGCTGTTCACTCAGGTTGGTATTGAGTCGCTTTTCGCCCAGCAGAAAGTTTCCGGGCGCGTCTCGATGACGCCAGAGCGCGAAGCAGCAGGATTGGCTTTTGCGAAGGAACATCACGAGGAGCTGTCTTCGCTGCTGTTGCAACTCAAAGAGATGTCTCCCGGAAAATATGAGTCTGCGATCTCGGAACTCTTTCGCACCAGTGAACGATTGTCGCGTTACAAAGATCGATTGCCAGAGCGATACAGCATGGAACTGGAACTCTGGAAGATTGATTCACGCGTCCGATTGTTGGTAGCCCGTTCTGCCAGTGGAATGGAAGAGGAGACACGCGAGCAGGCGAAGAAGCTGTTGATGGAACGAAACCAGCTTCGAAAAACACTCTATCAAGCTGAGCAAAAAAAACTTCAGGAACGTCTCAAACGATTAGAAGAACAAGTTGCTCAACTGGAAACTGAAAGTGAATCAATTGCAGATCGCGATCTTGATCGCTTAATGAAATCGGTTCGTTCACGATCGATCACCCGTAAGAAAACGGTGAACTCGAAATCGCAAACGACGGCGAGACAAAAGGGGCCGAACCAAAAAGAAGCTTCGCGAAATAAGAAATCTGCTTCGAATAAAAAGTCCCCACCAGAAAAAAGATGA
- a CDS encoding RNA polymerase sigma factor: METDESKQLDPARLTKWHDEYFSQLSAFLFGLLRNHALVEETVQTTFTKALLSGGNVQPGSEKAWLFQVGYHEAMAIRRKAGIHKRAVSRVENQLRATENSGRHSSPGENLLQWETANKVREALSELPDNLQQIVSLRIYEEKTFQQIADELKLPLGTVLTRMRSALQKLQVVLKRDLGQ, translated from the coding sequence GTGGAAACTGATGAGTCAAAACAGCTTGATCCTGCTCGTTTGACGAAGTGGCACGATGAATACTTCTCTCAGTTGTCCGCTTTTTTGTTTGGACTGTTACGTAATCATGCGCTGGTGGAAGAGACCGTCCAAACGACTTTCACGAAAGCGTTGTTATCTGGAGGAAATGTTCAGCCTGGATCGGAAAAAGCCTGGTTGTTTCAGGTTGGGTATCACGAAGCCATGGCAATTCGCCGTAAGGCTGGGATTCATAAGCGAGCCGTCAGTCGAGTTGAGAATCAGTTGAGGGCGACTGAGAACTCAGGGCGTCATTCAAGCCCTGGTGAAAATCTTCTCCAGTGGGAAACCGCCAATAAAGTTCGCGAAGCCCTGAGTGAACTGCCAGACAATCTGCAACAAATCGTCTCCCTGAGAATCTATGAAGAGAAAACATTTCAGCAAATCGCTGATGAATTGAAACTCCCTTTGGGGACCGTCCTGACGCGAATGCGTTCGGCATTACAAAAACTTCAGGTCGTCTTGAAACGCGATCTTGGTCAATAA
- a CDS encoding carboxylesterase family protein — protein MLTLQNVQKKHLTAFGLRQLTLLSVCLFLMSQPAAADEVLLKDGTLLDGTAVKVPGLTASVVNRNVKGNVRIDQFWMIDDDVRRYFVNRLLVEDVLESDDLARQITFDLKHQRTSRKAGPSTVGGFSQIEPFDQFGRRTVFLTVNQERTPIIQGITELRPNSFKVDSLTHQWEYYLDTYTLQPEILLSLIEQASNRSDPNERKAAVVFFVQAKMLKQAEAELDRISEEFPELKDWAEDYRSQIYEARARESFHEIDSRRKAGQHQLAITFAKATPVDKVSGTLYRTSREILAEYEEALQKRDEVVLMLDMLQAKIDEKQADKLRSLRAKLLAELTIDTIDRLNPFLRSKVDDSLSPDQKLALAYSGWVLGEANAILDLNEAILLWKARFLTLEFLRNAEDPLHDDELIEQLTGLEFIGMERIVQMIPLLPPPLMGPFLPPGQIDQRVVPVSADEAPTSYSIMLPPGYSPHREYPLLVVLRASGRTENETLNWWGGNQQKQGWSQRRGYIVIAPKYCDEIATSYGGNTTAHEVVTKSIQDVRKRYRIDSDRVYLAGHGMGGDACLDIGMSRPDWFAGVIPITGVCGRICNYYWENGPDLSWYLVNGDRDRTTLDTNANVLNTMMKHRQNVILCVYKSRGYESYYEEQEKIFAWMQLQQRPPLSEVKEFEAGTMRRSESSFNWIDAKGLRDDLFPADIYSQRKAKPIFGKATPGNVVYAQVPGSGVTVWLAPELVDFDERIQIRFNMKRGRNEFIQPSIKTMLTRLRETGDRKRLYWAKVEL, from the coding sequence ATGCTGACCCTTCAGAACGTCCAAAAGAAACACCTCACGGCCTTTGGCTTGCGACAACTCACCCTGCTGAGCGTCTGCCTCTTCCTGATGAGCCAACCCGCTGCAGCCGATGAGGTATTACTGAAAGATGGAACTCTGCTCGACGGAACTGCTGTCAAAGTTCCTGGACTCACTGCCTCAGTGGTCAATCGAAACGTCAAAGGAAACGTCCGCATTGACCAGTTCTGGATGATTGACGATGACGTGCGCCGATATTTTGTCAATCGATTACTCGTCGAAGATGTTTTGGAAAGCGATGACCTCGCGAGACAAATCACTTTTGACCTGAAACATCAGCGTACCAGCCGCAAAGCGGGACCATCGACTGTAGGGGGGTTTTCACAGATCGAACCATTTGACCAGTTCGGCAGGCGGACAGTTTTCCTCACCGTCAATCAAGAGCGAACCCCAATCATCCAGGGGATCACCGAACTCCGGCCCAATTCGTTCAAAGTCGATTCTCTCACTCACCAGTGGGAATACTATCTCGACACCTACACGCTCCAGCCCGAAATTCTGCTTTCACTCATTGAACAAGCTTCTAACCGTTCCGATCCAAACGAACGAAAGGCAGCGGTTGTCTTCTTTGTTCAAGCCAAAATGCTGAAGCAGGCTGAAGCGGAACTCGACCGCATCTCGGAAGAGTTTCCCGAACTGAAAGACTGGGCAGAGGACTACCGAAGCCAAATCTATGAAGCACGCGCTCGAGAAAGTTTTCACGAAATCGATTCTCGCCGCAAAGCCGGACAACACCAACTCGCAATCACTTTTGCCAAAGCAACTCCTGTGGATAAGGTGAGCGGAACGCTTTACAGAACGTCACGAGAAATACTCGCCGAGTACGAGGAAGCATTACAAAAACGAGACGAAGTCGTCCTCATGCTCGATATGTTGCAGGCAAAGATCGATGAGAAGCAGGCCGACAAACTACGTTCGCTGCGAGCAAAGCTTCTTGCTGAACTGACAATCGATACGATTGATCGGCTCAACCCTTTCCTGCGCTCTAAGGTTGATGACTCACTCTCCCCAGACCAAAAACTGGCGCTGGCCTACAGCGGTTGGGTTCTGGGCGAAGCAAATGCAATCCTTGACTTGAACGAAGCGATTCTTCTTTGGAAAGCTCGTTTCCTGACTCTGGAATTTCTACGCAATGCCGAGGACCCACTTCATGACGACGAGTTAATCGAACAACTGACCGGGCTGGAATTCATCGGAATGGAACGTATCGTTCAGATGATCCCTCTGCTTCCGCCACCACTCATGGGGCCGTTCCTTCCTCCCGGACAAATCGATCAGCGAGTCGTCCCCGTCAGCGCGGATGAAGCTCCAACGAGTTATTCGATCATGCTTCCTCCCGGCTATTCACCACATCGCGAGTACCCCTTGCTGGTCGTGTTGCGTGCAAGCGGCCGGACAGAAAACGAAACTCTCAACTGGTGGGGCGGTAATCAACAAAAACAAGGCTGGTCGCAACGACGAGGCTACATCGTCATCGCTCCGAAATACTGCGACGAGATCGCCACTTCGTATGGAGGAAACACAACCGCCCATGAAGTCGTGACGAAGTCCATTCAGGACGTCAGAAAACGGTATCGAATTGACTCAGACCGCGTTTACCTTGCCGGCCACGGAATGGGAGGGGATGCCTGCCTCGATATCGGAATGTCTCGCCCAGACTGGTTCGCCGGGGTGATTCCGATCACTGGTGTGTGCGGAAGGATTTGCAATTACTACTGGGAAAACGGACCAGATCTCAGTTGGTATCTCGTAAACGGCGACCGCGATCGCACCACACTCGATACAAACGCAAACGTCCTCAACACGATGATGAAACACCGCCAGAATGTCATTCTGTGCGTCTACAAAAGTCGTGGCTATGAGTCCTACTACGAAGAGCAGGAAAAAATCTTTGCATGGATGCAACTGCAACAACGTCCTCCACTTTCCGAAGTCAAAGAGTTTGAAGCTGGAACAATGCGGCGATCGGAAAGCAGCTTCAACTGGATCGACGCCAAAGGACTTCGAGACGATCTGTTCCCAGCAGACATTTATTCACAGCGCAAAGCGAAACCAATCTTTGGAAAAGCAACACCAGGAAATGTTGTCTATGCTCAGGTCCCAGGCAGCGGAGTCACAGTCTGGCTGGCACCAGAACTTGTTGACTTCGACGAACGGATTCAAATCCGCTTCAACATGAAACGTGGCCGGAACGAATTCATTCAACCTTCGATCAAAACCATGCTGACTCGCCTCAGAGAAACCGGTGACCGAAAACGCCTTTACTGGGCCAAAGTCGAATTGTAA